One window from the genome of Saimiri boliviensis isolate mSaiBol1 chromosome 2, mSaiBol1.pri, whole genome shotgun sequence encodes:
- the LOC120364021 gene encoding golgin subfamily A member 8N-like isoform X3, with amino-acid sequence MAGEIEIFKMEKSQDAMKIEELKRSLAHLQNHLAEPSILKPPAGHSDLEKNLKTETKYLRDELREQERLQEAKMRLREQEKNENRSALHLEQEGKELQEKLDEQETAYGWQSRMN; translated from the exons ATGGCAGGAGAA ATTGAAATattcaaaatggagaaaagcCAGGATGCAATGAAAATCGAGGAGCTGAAGAGGAGCCTTGCCCACCTACAAAACCATCTGG CTGAACCCTCAATCCTGAAGCCCCCAGCAGGACACTCTGACTtggagaaaaacctaaaaactgaaACCAAGTACCTGAGAGACGAGCTGCGGGAACAGGAGAGGCTGCAGGAGGCGAAAATGAGGCTCCGGGAGCAGGAG AAGAACGAGAACAGGAGCGCACTGCATTtggagcaggaaggaaaggagctGCAGGAGAAGCTTGATGAACAGGAGACG GCATATGGGTGGCAGTCAAGAATGAATTAG
- the LOC120364021 gene encoding golgin subfamily A member 8N-like isoform X1: protein MAGEIEIFKMEKSQDAMKIEELKRSLAHLQNHLAEPSILKPPAGHSDLEKNLKTETKYLRDELREQERLQEAKMRLREQEKNENRSALHLEQEGKELQEKLDEQETVISVPSGRAGRQAPASGEGRCKATGSSTLGQVTPHPPGQSCDRFWLPAL, encoded by the exons ATGGCAGGAGAA ATTGAAATattcaaaatggagaaaagcCAGGATGCAATGAAAATCGAGGAGCTGAAGAGGAGCCTTGCCCACCTACAAAACCATCTGG CTGAACCCTCAATCCTGAAGCCCCCAGCAGGACACTCTGACTtggagaaaaacctaaaaactgaaACCAAGTACCTGAGAGACGAGCTGCGGGAACAGGAGAGGCTGCAGGAGGCGAAAATGAGGCTCCGGGAGCAGGAG AAGAACGAGAACAGGAGCGCACTGCATTtggagcaggaaggaaaggagctGCAGGAGAAGCTTGATGAACAGGAGACGGTAATCTCCGTCCCATCCGGGAGGGCTGGGAGGCAGGCACCggcctctggggaggggaggtgcAAGGCCACAGGCAGCTCCACCCTGGGGCAGGTGACCCCACACCCTCCAGGGCAGTCCTGTGACCGTTTCTGGCTTCCTGCCCTCTGA
- the LOC120364021 gene encoding golgin subfamily A member 8N-like isoform X2, whose translation MAGEIEIFKMEKSQDAMKIEELKRSLAHLQNHLAEPSILKPPAGHSDLEKNLKTETKYLRDELREQERLQEAKMRLREQENENRSALHLEQEGKELQEKLDEQETVISVPSGRAGRQAPASGEGRCKATGSSTLGQVTPHPPGQSCDRFWLPAL comes from the exons ATGGCAGGAGAA ATTGAAATattcaaaatggagaaaagcCAGGATGCAATGAAAATCGAGGAGCTGAAGAGGAGCCTTGCCCACCTACAAAACCATCTGG CTGAACCCTCAATCCTGAAGCCCCCAGCAGGACACTCTGACTtggagaaaaacctaaaaactgaaACCAAGTACCTGAGAGACGAGCTGCGGGAACAGGAGAGGCTGCAGGAGGCGAAAATGAGGCTCCGGGAGCAGGAG AACGAGAACAGGAGCGCACTGCATTtggagcaggaaggaaaggagctGCAGGAGAAGCTTGATGAACAGGAGACGGTAATCTCCGTCCCATCCGGGAGGGCTGGGAGGCAGGCACCggcctctggggaggggaggtgcAAGGCCACAGGCAGCTCCACCCTGGGGCAGGTGACCCCACACCCTCCAGGGCAGTCCTGTGACCGTTTCTGGCTTCCTGCCCTCTGA